In Euphorbia lathyris chromosome 10, ddEupLath1.1, whole genome shotgun sequence, a single genomic region encodes these proteins:
- the LOC136208588 gene encoding uncharacterized protein — protein MMCNKSPIIKSIQRFKFFVLNELKCQLFGESSRNELQLTGDICDIKESGIHDLISKTDDLILIRVRNLKNIMYQLEDCEFLQLKKMIITECDEVEYLVDTSENRIPDSPFLELRSLHLSMLSNLIEVWNGTSRSLCFRWFLNLREIKIRFCHKLKYVFPLSIGRGLIRLRSIEILDCSEMEGIFYRNEVDDNTNGIYLVEELYLYSLPKFVGFLVQRDCTIEEDRVDTNQSSTTIQIVSNGNGGCNNDELMCPARKLQQSVIQQFVPNKQVSGIKEKDKLSRMEMHSAFAPELMNERLIKLKKLKVAFCDALRVIFCFEENHSTSIGVLNSLEELELYALRNLKHIWFNIPQNIIAFRRLRLLVLSECHNSYLLTISMAKLLVQLQKIQISRCEKMEEIIAAEDAKDVDNTVFPRLKALELHHMPSLKIFSSVIHAMEFPSLDFLKVNQCNMMEVFSYGSLDTPMLNKVQIDGSSYSLMGDVNATLIRYTNTQESTNRWKLIFAYARS, from the exons ATGATGTGCAATAAGTCACCGATCATCAAAAGCATCCAGCGATTTAAATTTTTTGTACTGAATGAGCTTAAATGTCAACTGTTTGGTGAAAGTTCAAGGAATGAGTTGCAACTCACAGGTGATATCTGTGATATTAAAGAGAGTGGCATACATGATTTGATTAGTAAAACTGACGACTTGATTTTGATACGAGTAAGAAATTTGAAGAATATCATGTACCAACTAGAAGATTGTGAGTTTCtacaattgaagaagatgattatTACAGAATGTGATGAAGTGGAATATTTAGTTGATACATCAGAAAATCGGATTCCAGATAGTCCATTCTTGGAGTTGCGGAGTCTTCACTTGTCCATGTTATCTAATCTGATAGAAGTTTGGAATGGAACAAGTAGAAGCCTATGTTTTCGATGGTTTTTGAACTTGAGAGagataaaaataagattttGTCATAAATTGAAATATGTATTTCCACTGTCAATTGGTAGAGGATTGATACGACTCAGAAGCATAGAGATACTTGATTGCAGTGAAATGGAGGGAATTTTTTATAGAAATGAAGTAGATGATAACACTAATGGGATTTACTTAGTTGAAGAACTATACTTGTATTCACTTCCCAAGTTTGTTGGTTTTCTGGTACAAAGGGATTGTACAATTGAGGAGGATCGTGTTGACACCAATCAGTCTTCGACAACTATTCAG ATTGTGTCAAATGGGAATGGAGGTTGCAATAATGATGAACTCATGTGTCCCGCACGGAAGCTGCAACAAAGTGTTATCCAACAATTTGTTCCCAACAAACAG GTTTCAGGTATCAAGGAGAAGGACAAACTTAGCCGTATGGAGATGCATTCTGCATTTGCACCAGAATTGATGAATGAAAGATTAATAAAGTTGAAAAAACTCAAAGTAGCATTTTGTGATGCATTAAGAGTTATATTTTGCTTTGAGGAAAACCATTCTACTTCTATTGGGGTCCTTAATTCTTTGGAAGAGTTAGAGTTATATGCTCTACGAAATCTGAAGCATATCTGGTTTAATATTCCACAAAATATCATAGCCTTTCGGAGATTACGGCTTCTAGTTTTATCAGAATGTCACAATTCATATCTTCTCACAATTTCAATGGCCAAACTTTTGGTTCAGCTACAAAAGATACAGATTAGTCGTTGTGAGAAGATGGAAGAAATTATTGCAGCCGAAGATGCAAAAGATGTAGATAATACTGTCTTTCCTAGACTAAAAGCTTTGGAACTTCATCATATGCCTAGCCTTAAGATATTCTCTAGTGTGATTCATGCTATGGAATTTCCATCTTTAGATTTTTTGAAGGTGAATCAATGCAATATGATGGAAGTTTTCTCTTATGGGTCTTTAGATACACCAATGCTCAACAAAGTACAAATAGATGGAAGCTCATATTCTCTAATGGGAGATGTT